From a single Methanomicrobium sp. W14 genomic region:
- a CDS encoding carboxylesterase has translation MIIRQKLRIGNIPSVLWGETSERLIIAVHGMMSLKEDEIIRILAEEAVIRGYQVLSFDLPEHGDRKDENYPFSAENSVRDLSTIAEYARGICGRTSVFACSIGAYFSLIVFHDRETEQCLFLSPVLDMENLINGMMAKSGITEERLKAEKTIQTKTGETLEWDYYCYVKSHPVGRWDKNTSILYGSKDGLTGYDKILEFSRQNNAGLDVMKEGEHYFHTEIQLSYFRRWIRKNLLHS, from the coding sequence ATGATTATAAGACAAAAACTGAGAATTGGAAACATTCCTTCCGTTTTATGGGGGGAAACATCGGAAAGGTTAATCATTGCCGTCCACGGGATGATGTCATTAAAAGAGGATGAAATAATCAGAATCCTTGCAGAGGAGGCGGTAATACGCGGATATCAGGTCCTGAGTTTTGACCTCCCGGAACATGGAGACAGAAAGGATGAGAACTATCCGTTTTCAGCCGAAAACAGTGTCCGCGACCTCTCAACCATTGCAGAATATGCCAGAGGCATCTGCGGCAGGACAAGCGTTTTTGCATGCAGCATAGGAGCGTATTTCAGTTTAATCGTCTTTCACGACAGGGAGACCGAACAATGCCTGTTTCTCTCTCCTGTACTTGATATGGAGAATTTAATAAACGGCATGATGGCAAAATCCGGCATAACCGAAGAGAGACTAAAAGCTGAAAAGACAATACAGACAAAAACAGGTGAAACGCTTGAGTGGGACTATTACTGCTACGTAAAATCGCACCCTGTCGGCAGATGGGATAAGAATACTTCAATACTTTACGGCTCAAAAGACGGCCTTACCGGCTACGACAAAATTCTTGAATTCTCCAGGCAAAACAACGCCGGACTTGATGTGATGAAAGAAGGGGAGCACTATTTTCATACCGAAATACAGTTGTCTTATTTCAGGCGGTGGATCAGAAAAAACCTTTTACACTCCTGA